The following are encoded together in the Mixophyes fleayi isolate aMixFle1 unplaced genomic scaffold, aMixFle1.hap1 Scaffold_824, whole genome shotgun sequence genome:
- the ELP5 gene encoding elongator complex protein 5 yields MLQDLRASCPPGILIITDSAFHSGREILLSFLLAALHRAEKVHIFGFEWSQEEFLAGFPRELFPSLTFHDGFSDPLNWRKSSQSLTLQDFSVKRIWAQVGCPGGPVSIVLDSLSWILSRCPLPSVCHTLRELSRHQTKDGLHEVHVLALLHSDLHVPGVMRSVCLLADAVIDVKERGEGQKVTIVHRKRSGRVVTHAEHVRVCDDFSLETISEIGTEPESTTEVDPTESLTFNPRLSEADRELKESAILPYTFSNNKKLSLLQSSGGSAKIFYDPDPTDDLDDEDPDDDLDV; encoded by the exons ATGTTACAGGATCTGAGGGCGTCCTGCCCCCCCGGGATCCTGATAATCACTG ACTCCGCGTTTCATAGTGGTCGGGAAATATTGCTCAGCTTCCTCCTAGCTGCATTACACAG AGCAGAGAAGGTCCACATCTTCGGCTTTGAGTGGTCACAAGAAGAATTCTTAGCTGGTTTTCCACGTGAACTTTTTCCCAG CCTCACCTTTCATGACGGTTTCTCTGACCCTTTGAATTGGAGAAAGAGCTCACAGTCGCTGACTCTGCAAGATTTCTCTGTGAAACGAATATGGGCACAGGTGGGGTGTCCTGGCGGCCCCGTCAGCATTGTCCTGGACTCTTTGAGCTGGATTTTGTCACGATGTCCCCTCCCGTCTGTCTGTCACACATTGCGTGAATTATCCCGTCACCAGACAAAGGATG GGCTTCATGAAGTGCATGTTCTGGCATTGCTGCACTCTGATTTACACGTTCCAGGGGTGATGCGATCTGTCTGTCTTCTCGCTGACGCTGTGATCGATGTGAAGGAAAGGGGGGAAGGGCAGAAGGTCACCATCGTACACCGCAAGAGGTCCGGCAGAGTTGTCACTCAT GCGGAACACGTCAGGGTCTGTGATGACTTCTCCCTGGAAACAATCAGTGAAATCGGAACAGAACCAGAGAGCACAACTGAG GTGGATCCCACAGAGAGTCTGACATTTAATCCTCGTCTGTCAGAAGCTGACCGAGAACTGAAGGAATCTGCAATTTTGCCATATACATTTAGTAACAACAA GAAATTGTCCCTTCTTCAATCTTCCGGAGGATCTGCAAAAATCTTCTATGACCCAGACCCGACTGATGACCTGGATGacgaagatccagatgatgaccTTGATGTGTAG